One Vicugna pacos unplaced genomic scaffold, VicPac4 scaffold_19, whole genome shotgun sequence genomic region harbors:
- the LOC140693444 gene encoding endogenous retrovirus group K member 10 Gag polyprotein-like has protein sequence MGQNNSRGLFVQMLRVMLKARGIQVTKQRLEQFLVFVEEICPWFPEQGTVNLETWRVVGVRLRDYYTANGPNKLPVTVLPLWQLIRDCLDPATEGEKLDTVKIENIEPSAPTNTELKEAPSAPPAVNASDNPFDSELDPADQEELEEQAAQYHRDEDPWGVFLTGENKNFDMTKLKNIITECVQQNVSKNNHRTLPLTSSPPPGYTSQEAWTPKFVVLSPLQKALQQASKEGEHIPGFSFVYPVLEDAQQQRYYETIPFKQLKVLKMACAQYGPTAPFTQAIVESLGNQYLPPNDWKQVARACLSGGNYLLWKSEFYENCAATASINQRQGIQVTLEKLTGEGQYQDTYSQLGYLPGAYPQINAAALRAWRKLPNSENKTEDLSKIRQGPYEPYQDFVARLMETGKVIGDEQAGLVLAKQLAYENANSACQAALRPYRKKSNLADFIRICADIGPSYVQGIALAAALQGKTVKEVLFQQNRPKHNFQGSSRVAGPPGSCYACGQLGH, from the coding sequence atggggcaaaataatagtagaggcttatttgtacagatgcttagagttatgttaaaagcaagaggaattcaggttacaaagcaacgtttagaacaatttcttgtttttgtggaggaaatttgtccttggtttccAGAACAAGGCACTGTCAATTTAGAAACCTGGAGAGTTGTTGGGGTTCGTTTGAGAGATTATTATACAGCTAATGGCCCAAATAAATTACCGGTCACTGTTTTGCCCTTATGGCAGTTAATTCGAGATTGCCTCGATCCAGCTactgagggagagaaattagatacagtcaagatagaaaatattgagcCTTCCGCTCCTACTAATACAGAATTGAAAGAAgcaccctctgctcctcctgcagtAAATGCAAGTGACAATCCTTTTGATTCAGAATTAGATCCAGCCGATCAGGAGGAATTAGAGGAGCAAGCTGCTCAATATCATAGGGATGAAGACCCTTGGGGTGTCTTTTTaactggagaaaataaaaattttgacatgactaagcttaaaaacattattacagaatgtgttcaacaaaatgtttctaaaaataaccaTAGGACCTTACCTCTAacttcttctccccctcctggTTACACATCCCAGGAGGCATGGACaccaaaatttgttgttttaagtcctttacaaaaggCTTTGCAACAAGCTAGTAAAGAAGGAGAACACATTCCtggtttttcttttgtatatCCAGTCCTTGAGGATGCCCAACAACAGAGATActatgaaactattccttttaaacaattaaaagtattaaaaatggcTTGTGCTCAATATGGACCTACTGCTCCTTTTACACAAGCCATTGTTGAAAGTTTAGGAAATCAATATTTGCCTCCTAATGACTGGAAGCAAGTGGCACGCGCCTGTTTATCTGGAGGAAATTATTtactctggaaatcagaattttatgaaaattgtgcAGCAACAGCAAGTATTAATCAAAGACAAGGTATTCAGGTTACCTTAGAAAAACTGACCGGAGAGGGACAATACCAGGATACCTATTCACAATTAGGATATTTGCCTGGTGCTTATCCTCAAATAAATGCAGCAGCGTTGAGAGCATGGAGGAAGCTGccaaactctgaaaataaaactgaggatCTGTCTAAGATCCGACAAGGTCCCTACGAGCCATATCAGGATTTTGTTGCTCGCCTTATGGAGACCGGTAAGGTTATAGGGGACGAGCAAGCAGGATTGGTTTTAGCTAAACAATTGgcctatgaaaatgctaattctgcTTGCCAGGCAGCTCTTAGACCTTatagaaaaaagagtaatttgGCTGATTTTATACGAATTTGTGCTGATATAGGACCTTCCTATGTTCAAGGAATAGCCTTAGCCGCTGCTTTacaaggaaaaacagtaaaagaggttttatttcaacaaaatcGTCCTAAACACAATTTCCAAGGATCTTCCAGAGTAGCTGGTCCTCCTGGTAGTTGTTATGCTTGTGGCCAATTGGGACATTGA